The Oscillatoria sp. FACHB-1407 genomic sequence GACACAATTCGCGCCGTTCATAGCGGACAAACTCGCATCCCCTCAGAAGTCGCTGCAAAATTAGCGGCTCGGCTCAGCAGCCCCAATCTCACTTACCGTGAACTGGAAGTACTGCGTCTGATTGTGGCAGGGCAAAGTAATAAAGAGATTGGGGCAAGTTTGCAAATTAGTGAAGGAACGGTACGTGCCCACGTGAATAACATATTGGGCAAGCTAGGTGTGAGCGATCGCACCCAAGCCGCAACATTAGCATTGAGAAAAGGCTTAGTGCGGCTGGAGTAAGATAACTCCTCTAGAAATGGCGATCGTATTTCTGGCTATACTCCATCAGCTAAATGTTATAGAAACTGATAGACCAAAAGGATTAGTTCAGTATCTATCAATTTGCGTAGTAAAAGATTGCTAGCAGTGTCATAGGCGGAATCAATCTTCCCAAATAGACTAGAGAGCAACAACGAAGGTTAAATGAACTTGACCTGAGTGCTTTCAATTTGGGGTTATCACTGTGGCGCAGCTTGTAGTTCCAGTTAGTGAATGGGATCACATTCTAGGAAGTCGAAGTGCAACCGTTACACTGCTGGAGTACGGGAACTATGAAAGTCCGCGCTGCAAAGAAGTCCACCATACTATCAAAACAATTCAAAAGCGTGACGATCGACCCTTCAGTTTTGTGTTTCGCCACTTCCCTTTAACTGCGATTCATCCAATGGCTCAACATGCGGCTGAAACCGCAGAGGCAGCGGCAGCTCAAGGATACTTTTGGGAAGTTCATGATTATCTTTTTGAACAACAGCATTACCGAGGTAATGGTAAGCTACTTCGTTTCGCTGCGTCCTTAGGGTTGGATGTCGATCGCTTTGAGCGAGAAGTGGCAGAGCACCTTTATGC encodes the following:
- a CDS encoding DsbA family protein; the encoded protein is MAQLVVPVSEWDHILGSRSATVTLLEYGNYESPRCKEVHHTIKTIQKRDDRPFSFVFRHFPLTAIHPMAQHAAETAEAAAAQGYFWEVHDYLFEQQHYRGNGKLLRFAASLGLDVDRFEREVAEHLYAERVKADIQSGIASGVNGIPTLFINSIRHDGLWDLESLQTAIASYRRP
- a CDS encoding response regulator transcription factor, producing the protein DTIRAVHSGQTRIPSEVAAKLAARLSSPNLTYRELEVLRLIVAGQSNKEIGASLQISEGTVRAHVNNILGKLGVSDRTQAATLALRKGLVRLE